The following is a genomic window from Puntigrus tetrazona isolate hp1 chromosome 20, ASM1883169v1, whole genome shotgun sequence.
TTTAAAAACTCCGTCATGGGTTTGCCAGGAGGGGACTGTTTATGGTTTTGCAGTGACATCTTGTGGTAAACATTATGAATTTTTGTGGTTATTATAGTTAGTTTGATTAAAAGGAGGGAAGAAGAGcctaaaatactgaaatatttacacTGAATAAGGCCTGATAATATTATAGCAAATGTTACTTTTGCCCCATATTGGCCCAAGggttcatgaaaaaaaatgtgcttattGTCCCTCAATAACATGTCTTAAgcaataaaatgtcttaaaaaattattatactgCATAGTTTTTTCATCCTTAATTTTAGAGAATTTTGGGGTCTGTAAGACCGTTTTAggacaaatacagtaaaaatacgaagtatttttttttacatttatgaagtatcattgcaatttaaaataaatgtttttaatgtaatgtaacatcCGTGGAAACGGTGATAGATGTTTTCAGGGTTCTTTAAAGCAACTACGACACATGAGCTATTACTGTCACTATTGATCGATGCATCCTCGGTGAAGAAAAGcataaagtaaaagaaaactCTACATCTGTGCTAAACTGTAAAAGTTTGAagttaaagcaaaaacataattacCCACAACATTTACTAACATGATCTGGTCGAATCAGTCGTCGGGTATTTTAATAACGTTTAACGTATTTTACTGCAGTTACCTgaatcaaaaaaatcaaaatgttcttttaattcGGTATTCTTTTTGCGAGCGTTTTTGATATGTCAGCCTTGGTGAGAAACTGGGAATTTTAGATGAGATCTGAGTATAGCTAAGCAAGGCTTTTGAAACCATTAAGCCAATTTTCTTGTCGTCTGGATTTCTGGGACCGGAACAGCAATAGGCTCCGTCTACAAATGCACATAATTCTTTCAGATGTgtcaaaacaacataaaagcaCGTATTTTTGCTTTTGGCGCATATACGTTTCACCACACTTCTTAAACCACAGTGTGAGGatgtaataaatatgattttgtttactgaatattcatgagcccCTGACgatatttttatcttttcataGAAGCCTGtgtataaaaacacatgaaacCGAAGTGACTTACTTTCCCTGAGTTCAAGTGAGGTTCCCATGACAACTGTTGTTCCTGCTGATTGCATTACTCGTCTACTTTAAGTACACTAGACTAGAGTCAATATCTTGAATGGACACGGACATAGAATTGCTCGTTGAAggaacacttcactttttttggaaataggctaaTTCTCCAACTCATTGAATCCATTTAGACCGGTAGCATCACGTTAAACAAATATCCTTGATTTTTATGCCGGAATGGGAgcatagttcctaatcatatcagcctatacaatacaatacaaatacagaaaaacaagttttaaataggaaaaatattaaaactctttggtcatttttgaacgcaatgctactggtctaattgggttcaatgatctatgctaagctactgTCACgaatgaacggtctgaggcgtgcggatccatgtgcaggcttttattaaacgaaggcatggtcataacaggcaggcgtcgaacagggctaacagatatataggaggtgaggcaataacaaaatccagagacaggcagaggtcaggtcaggcggcaaacaatcagagaatcagaatacagacagggtcaaaaccagagacaataatccacgaacgatataactacaatacaacaggcgaaacaatgcaacctgcagttgagtggcttgctgcagtatttatagtcctctgacaggaagtagcagcagagggagtgatcgcagatcacccagaggtcaggctccctctgctggcttggtgacatagccccctcctaggaggcgactcctggcgctccacaacacaaaacataactgtgagcttgggagggggtccgggaggagtcagcacactgagaccagggaggaagagagcggtgggaggagccagggtgaagacgggaggagtctggggcgggaggcgatccagagcccagccatgatggtcagtggtggagccgacggaggaggagccatggagaggtaacggtcatcaaccccatggagccgaccggcggcggcggagcaggtggtcggggagactgaggcggaggcggaggcggagagccgaagagccagggcgACACaagcggcgctggaggtcctaggcgataccgcagacccggcgactgatgcggaggcGGGGGGCGAGAAGGGCGCGGCGGAGCCaggcgacagaggactgaggtggagccggggaagggaggagcctgacagagccggagggatggagggcgaggcgaagctggaggagtggaatcctgaggcgacggatggtcgacgaccgaccaaggcgtagccggagagcgatggagcctggtgaagctggtggaatggcggagcacggtagagaggagggagctaggagcctaaggaagccggcgggtctggccgaggtggagtctgggactcggaggcgggacggtgaagcgaggatccttcaccacggcggcgatggagactggcagacccgtggcgagctccaggtggagggaggaggatgagtgcaggggctgctgggatccattgacgacgtgtagcaagggtgggagggtgggataacttgaggctttgcacgaggcgcgggcactggaggctttgcacgaggcgcgggcactggaggctttgcacgaggcgcgggcactggaggctttgcacgaggcgcgggcactggaggctttgcacgagcagcgcgggcactggaggctttgcacgcaggcgcgggcactggaggcttggcacgagcgcaggcactggaggcttggcacggcgcgcgggcactggaggcttggcacgcagcgcgggcactggaggcttggcacgaggcgcgggcactggaggcttggcacggcgcgggcactggaggcttggcacgcaggcgcgggcactgaaggcttggcacgaggcgcgggcactggaggcttggcacgaggcgcgggcactggaggctttgcacggcaggcggccatgttggaaagcggcgcagggcaggcggccatgttggaaagcggcgcagggcaggcggcgaccatcttgggaagcggctctgggcaggcggcgaccatcttgggaagcggctctgggcaggcggcatccatcttgggaagcggctctgggcaggcggcatccatcttgggaagcggctctgggcaggcggcatccatcttgggaagcggctctgggcaggcggcgcatccatcttgggaagcggctctgggcaggcggcgaccatcttggaagcggctctgggcaggcggcgaccatcttgggaagcggctctgggcaggcggcgaccatcttgggaagcggctctgggcaggcggcatccatcttgggagcggctctgggcaggcggcatccatcttgggaagcggctctgggcaggcggcatccatcttgggaagcggctctgggcaggcggcatccatcttgggaagcggctctgggcaggcggcatccatcttgggaagcggctctgggcaggcggcgaccatcttgggaagcggctctgggcaggcggcgaccatcttgggaagcggctctgggcaggcgcgaccatcttgggaagcggctctgggcaggcggcatccatcttgggaagcggctctgggcaggcggcatccatcttgggaagcggctctgggcaggcggcatccatcttgggaagctctgggcaggcggcatccatcttgggaagcggctctgggcaggcggcacagccatcttgggaagcggctctgggcaggcggcgggcagcggctcgggaaggcggccatcttgggcagcggctcgggaaggcggccatcttgggcagcggctcgggaaggcggccatcttgggcagcggctcgggaaggcggccatcttgggcagcggctcgggaaggcgcgccatcttgggcagcggctcgggaaggcggccatcttgggcagcggctcgggaaggcggccatcttgggcagcggctcgggaaggcggccatcttgggcagcggctcgggaaagcggccatcttgggcagcggctcgggaaggcggccatcttgggcagcggctcgggaaggcggccatcttgggaataaatgcagtgtcttcttcctccataatacccaacgtgagctgaccccacagtcactaaaccaaactcaataaagtgtgccagtgattcacgtggaccctctcgaacaagttgtgtttttgagtggctgatttattcccgtgaaaaaaaattcaattagcaaacagtccggtaaatcagagaagtaagccaggtccagaaactcctgagtataatcctcaagtgatcgggtgccctgcttgagggttagcaaagacattgcaaggtgcatacctggccatggttcgggtgaaaagccgctggatcctggtgtgaggttgcattctgtcacgaatgaacggtctgaggcgtgcggatccatgtgcaggcttttattaaacgaaggcatggtcataacaggcaggcgtcgaacagggctaacagatatataggaggtgaggcaataacaaaatccagagacaggcagaggtcaggtcaggcggcaaacaatcagagaatcagaatacagacagggtcaaaaccagagacaataatccacgaacgatataactacaatacaacaggcgaaacaatgcaacctgcagttgagtggcttgctgcagtatttatagtcctctgacaggaagtagcagcagagggagtgatcgcagatcacccagaggtcagggctccctctgctggcttggtgacagctACGCTAAAAATGCTATCAGAAGCGCTATCGGAGATTAGCTGAAAAGGTTCCAAAAtggtaaatattaatattgagtGGGTTTGttcaattattcattaaacTGCAGGTATAAATAACAGACGAGATGTCAAAGATCAATTGGGTCTAATTGTTTATTACTGCCACAACAGTCACAGAAAAATGCAGGCAAGGCATCAGTTTAATCAATACTAAAATAGTACCCTAAGAAATGTCTTGACATTGTGAGCAGGGGGAAGCTCCAGTATGTTACTGGGGcaagatgactttttttatagTATTCCAGCCTTGGTTCACTCTGTTCTGGTCTGTTACCAGCTGTGGCCTAAGGGATACAACATCAGTTCATGGGTTTCTGGAGCTCATGGCATCACTGTCTCCTCACCTCGGGCCCAAACTCTGTTTGATGAGCGAGTGTGTTTTAAGGCTGAAAAagccaaatcatttttttttttagttaagtgAATTAGGACCAAACCTGGCAAGCAATAGAGGCAATTATACCATAAGAGGAACAGGGATTTGCTTCATTTAAGTTCTTTTGCTTATGTTTGGAGTATCAAGGAAGTCAGATtgtcttcatttttaatgaataattcagtATCATCACTCTATTAGAAATAAGCGGTAGCGGGTGAAGGTGGAGTAGTACcataataatcttttaaaatgtattttttgttgatttaaacatgttttctgtttctgattCGTCTTTCAGTTTTTAGGTTTCAGTCACAACAAGCCTGTCTGGTCCAGCAGTTTTTTCAATTTAGGCTGTTTGGCATTTCATTTAAGCCTAAAATTTAAGAGAGCAAAAACAAAGTCAAATCATGAAGGCAGAGAACGTCACCATGCCTTGAGCGCCACCTTTTCTTACCTTGTGCTGTTCCTGAGCAGAATGAAGCACGGGTACAGACCCTTCGGCCCAAGAATCAGTCGCACAGGGCTGAGGTTCTGGATCCTCTTGCCAAAAGACTTCATGTTCTGGATCGTCCCCTTCATCTCTCCTCAGGAGAAGACATTCTAGCGTCTCCGCCAGGTTATGTTGTGCCCACCACACTGAGAAGGGTATCAACTGGTTGGAGGATAGAAAGTTTGTGTGTGAGCTAAATGAATGCCTCCAAACGTTCCTATTGTAAGTAAGCTGTTATTCACATACTGTTAACAGGGTTTGAAATGAACACCCATCCATTCATTTTTTGGGGGAAGTTTATGCAAGCTGGTCCCACTTGGTGGCCTATTAGGTGGCCTTTACTACCAcgtgcttacatttaaattaatcatttggtgcAATTCACTTATTGTGCACATACATGTTTCCACATTGTAATTCTATACATAATTACAACTGTAAATCAtttgtgtaattacactgtCGGACCCATCCTTACACTTTAACCAACCCTTAATGTTACCCAAACCACCAAAGCTGTCCCTAAACTGTCCTGTATCCTCCTCAATAGCGTGAAAGTGTTATGATATGCAATATGAACACAGTAAgtacactgtatttattttttgatgtaagtacatagtagttaaggccaccttaatataaagtgggaaaTAATTAGCTACTGAACTCATGCGACATCATGACATTATCGAGTATAAAAAACAAGTATAAAACGgagtataaaaaaacaaaaaccaagcaAAACCCATCCACAAAGTGCACACATACGTGAAGTCTGGATAGTTTAACTTAGAAACAGAAAGTGTTTATATCAATTCATATAGTTAATCAGTATCACATGaaaagtgatgttttttttcttaaaaatcagCAGGGTTATAAATGCAATTGATTTTAtgcaacaataaacaaaaaagttttgttcaaaccttttaaagtttaaaaaagaaaaacctaaaGACCTAAAGAATCAGTTCAGATGCCGTATTGAACTTTACATGGATACAAATAAGGCTGTGAGGGGTTTGCAATGGGctgtgctgtaaaaaaaaaaaaaaagtcctagATCATGTAATTGTCAAAACTCACAACTTTCAAAGATGTTTTATGGAGGTTTTGtctagttaaatatattttgtcagcAGAAAAATTGGTGTGTTGTTAAAGAACAGTGCAAACGATGGTACTTCAATCCATCAGAGctcactaaaactaaaatgataactgaaataaaaatgactaccatgcagttatatataaattataaataaataataaaacagatgaCTAAAACTTGaactgaaatgtaataaaatataaacaaaatattgattaaaaactaaaatggataTCTCACCGATACCAAAATAACACTGATGTCTGGATGATTGCATTCTATTACGTAACCTATcctatgaataaataaatcagccaAAAGGTGCATACAAGAATATGGATTGAGTTTATGGAATAAGCCGTTTCTATACAAATAACCATATTACCATTAACCCTGCTCATTTTCTGCTCACCTGTCTTTGTAGATACACCTGATAGCATCTGTCCATCACTCCTTCCATCAGTTCTGCTATGATATCCACCACCACTTCCTCGCCCTCCTCCTGGGAGAGCATGCCGGTCCAGGTGGACTCTGTGAGGCGGCCCGGGACGATGTCCACGCTCTCGACGGGCTGGATCGGGGCCGAAGCAGCATTACCTGGGACAGAATCAGTGCGGCTTCTATCGCCCCGTGATTTGGCAGCTGAGCGACGCATGGTCATCGCCTCCCttggaaaaaagagaaagaaaagttcattaaaataactatgGTCCCAGCAGAGCAACGGGACAGTCTTTGCTGACTTTTGCAAGAAGCACCG
Proteins encoded in this region:
- the LOC122325548 gene encoding uncharacterized protein C2orf81 homolog isoform X2, with translation MTMRRSAAKSRGDRSRTDSVPGNAASAPIQPVESVDIVPGRLTESTWTGMLSQEEGEEVVVDIIAELMEGVMDRCYQVYLQRQLIPFSVWWAQHNLAETLECLLLRRDEGDDPEHEVFWQEDPEPQPCATDSWAEGSVPVLHSAQEQHKP
- the LOC122325548 gene encoding uncharacterized protein C2orf81 homolog isoform X1, with amino-acid sequence MTMRRSAAKSRGDRSRTDSVPGNAASAPIQPVESVDIVPGRLTESTWTGMLSQEEGEEVVVDIIAELMEGVMDRCYQVYLQRQLIPFSVWWAQHNLAETLECLLLRRDEGDDPEHEVFWQEDPEPQPCATDSWAEGSVPVLHSAQEQHKA